The Stutzerimonas stutzeri DNA window TCGAATACCAGCAGGGCGTCGTCATGGTAGACCATGCGGATGTCGCCCTCGATCAGCAGGCGCTGCTCGCGCCGCCAGCCGAGGAAGCGCCGGTAGCAGTTGAGCATCGAATGCGGGTCGGCATCCTGCGCGGCCACCGACAGCGAGCGGTGCGAGTCGTCCACCGGCAGCCACGGCTGGCTGCCAGTGAAGCCGGCGTGATGCGCCTCGCTCTCCCAGGGCATCGGCGTGCGGCAGCCGTCGCGGCCCTTGAATTCCGGCCAGAAGGTGATGCCGTACGGATCGACCAGATCTTCATAGCGCAGTTCCGCCTCCGGCAGACCCAGCTCCTCGCCCTGATAGAGGCAGACGCTGCCGCGCAGGGACAGCAGCAACGCCATCAGCACGCGGCCGCGCTCCGGATCGGGCCGGCCGTCGAGCGCCCAGCGGGTCATCACCCGCACCACATCGTGGTTGCCCATGGACCAGCACGACCAGCCATCGGCCAGCTCGCGCTCGATGCCCTCCACCGTGCGGCGGATATAGGCCGGGCTGCACTGTTCGGTCAGCAGGTCGAAGGAATAGGCCATGTGCAGGGTGTCGCCGCCACTGGTGTAGGCGGCCATGGTGCGCAGGGATTCGTCGCAGCCGATCTCGGCCACCGACGAAGCGCCGGGGTAACGCTGCAGCAGGGCGCGCAGGCGGCGCAGGAAGGCCAGGTTTTCCGGACGGGTCTTGTCGTAGATGTGCCGCTGGTAAGCGTAGGGGTTGTCCACGCGCACGCCGATACTGCCCTCGCGGATCTCCAGGTTCGGCGGGTTGTCGCGCAACTCGAGGTCGTGGAAGTAGAAGTTGGCGGCGTCCAGGCGGAAGCCGTCCACGCCGAGCTTGAGCCAGAACTCCATGTCATCGAGCAACTGATCCTGCACGGCCGGGCAGTGGAAATTCAGGTCCGGCTGGCTGGATAGGAAATTGTGCAGGTAGTACTGCCGGCGCCGGCTGTCCCAGCTCCACGCGGGGCCGCCGAAAACCGAGAGCCAGTTGTTCGGCACGGTGCCATCCGGCTTGGGGTCGGCCCAGACGTACCAGTCGGCCTTGTCGTTGTCGCGGCTGGAGCGGCTCTCCACGAACCAGGGGTGCTGGTCCGAGGAATGGTTGAGCACCTGGTCGATCAGCACACGCATGCCGCGCTCGTGGCAGGCTTCCACCAGCCGGACGAAGTCATCCAGCGAGCCGAACAGCGGGTCGACGCCGCGGTAGTCGGCCACGTCGTAGCCGAAATCCTTCATCGGCGAAGTGAAGAAGGGCGACAGCCAGATGGCGTCGACGTTGAGGCTGGCGATGTAGTCCAGCTTGTGCAGCACGCCGGGCAGGTCGCCCACGCCATCGCCGTTGCTGTCGAAGAAGCTGCGCGGGTAGACCTGATAGATCACCCCGCCGCGCCACCAGTTCTGAAGTTGCTCGGACATACCACGTACCTTGAGTGAGCGTGAAGACGGGGCCACTCTAGGTGCGGCAAGCGGTCGCAACATCCTCCGGCGGCGGGCGGACGCAGGCGTAACAGGCGGGCGTAGCTGGCCTGCCGAGCGAGGGCGTAGAGCGACCCGGCGAGCCGGTCAGCGCACCCGCGCCGGGTTGCCGACCACGATGGCGCCGGCCGGCACGTCGCGGGTGACCACGCTGCCGGCACCGATCACCGCATCGTCGCCCACCGTCACACCCGGGAGGATGATCGCCCCGCCACCGACCCAGACGTTGCGACCGATATGGATCGGCCGACCGAACTCCACGCCCGAACGACGCGCCTCGGGGTCACGCGGATGGTCGGCGGTGTAGAGCTGCACCGCCGGCCCGATCTGCGCACCGGCGCCGATGTGCACCTCGACCACATCGAGAATCACACAGTTGAAATTGAGAAAGGCGCCTTCGCCCAGGTGGATGTTGTAGCCGTAGTCGCAGTGGAACGGCGGACGGATCACCGCGCCGGCACCGACCGAGGCCAGCCGCTCGGCCAGCAGCACCCGGCGCTCGTCCGGCGAGGCTGCCAGCGCTGCGTTGTAGCGCACCATCCAGGCCTTGGCCGCGGCCTGGTCGGCGAGGATTTCCGGGTCGCCTGGGTGGTACAGCTCGCCCGCCAGCATCTTCTGTTTCTCGCTCATCGCCATGGCAACGCCTCCTTCGCTGAAAGCCCGAGGGTGCCACAGCGCCCGGCGCGCCTTCCTCCTCCCTGACGGTCGCTAGCGGATGAGACGATCGACGGTCGCGCCTTCGCATTAACCGCCGGGCTCGACTAGGGTTGTTGCACCTCTCCCCGTCCGGAGCACTGCCCGTGAAACTGATCGGTCGCTACATGTCGCCATTCGTCCGCCGCGTCGGCGTCAGCTTGCATCTGCTGGATATACCGTTCACCAACGAGCCCCTCAGCGTTCTGACGGATAGTCTGAAGATCCGCGAATACTCGCCGCTGGGTCGAGTGCCCGCCTTGGTGCTGGACGATGGCCGGGTGCTGATCGACAGCAACGCCATCCTCGACCATTTCGATCAGCAGGCGGGCGCCGAGCGAGCGCTGCTGCCCCTGTCCGGCGCCGAGCGCAGCGAGGCGATGAACCTGCTGGCCTTCGCCGTCGGTGCCTGCGAGAAAACCGTGGCGGCGTACTACGAACGCGATCGTCGGCCGGAAGGACTGGTGTGGGACGATTGGTACCGCCATTGCGAAGACCAGGCGCGTGGCGCGCTGGCCTTGCTGGACGCACGCCAGGCCGAGCGCGGCGAGCGGCCCTTGCTGGGCGAACGCATGAGCCAGGTGGATATCAGCGCGGTGGTCGCCTATGACTTCGCCCGCCTTACCCTGCCCGACACGCTGGCGCCGGACGGCGCATTCCCCCACCTGGCCTCAGCGTCTCAACGCGCCAACACCCTGCCCGCCTTCGCTCAGACGCAGTGGAAGGGCTGAGCGGCGCACCGCAGGCGCGGGCTAACAGTACGCAGCCCCGACGTACTCAGCGCGGCGCGCGAACCTGCGCCACCACCTCGTCCAGGGTCGGGTTGGCCTTGCCCATGCCATTGAAGAACACCGCTGGGATGCCACCGTTGAGCACCGCAACGGTACGCTGCAGCTGCGCCTGCTGTTCGGCGCTGGGGTTGGTCGTCTCGGTACTGAAGTGACTGGAACGCTGCACGGCGATGCCCATGCGGGTCAGCCCAGCCGCCAGCTCGTCGGCCCGCCGTGCGGCGTCGGAGGGGCAGTTGACCGGTGCGAAGACCATCACCACGCCCGAGCGCGCGCCACCGGGACGAACCCCGAGGGGCTGCTTGCCGTGCCTGCCTGGAGCAGCGCCTCCTGCTGATGCCCGCTCCACAGCTTGTAGCCGAGACCCAGGACGGCGGCGATAAACAGGACGCGGGTCAGGCTCATGGGCGGCCCCCGGCGTGCAGTGCGGCGCCGGGCGCACGCCGGCCGGTTCGCTGAGCTGTCTTCATCATCCGCCACGTCCCTGTTGTGCTGTACGGACAGCGAGCATAGCCGCTCGCCCGGGCGGCGGCGAGCGGCCCTACTCGCCCTGAATCTTGCTCAACAGGTCGCGCGCCAGCTGCACCGCTTCGCTGCGGTGGGTGATGTTGAGCTTCTGGTAGAGGCTGCGGATGTGCGTCTTGATGGTGGTCGGCGCGACGTTGAGGTGATCGGCGATCTGCTCGTTGGACTGCCCCGCGTGGATCAGGCTCAGCACCTGCCATTCGCGCCGGGTCAGCGGCGAACGGCGGATCAGCTCGGGCACGTCGGGGCGGTT harbors:
- a CDS encoding alpha-glucosidase translates to MSEQLQNWWRGGVIYQVYPRSFFDSNGDGVGDLPGVLHKLDYIASLNVDAIWLSPFFTSPMKDFGYDVADYRGVDPLFGSLDDFVRLVEACHERGMRVLIDQVLNHSSDQHPWFVESRSSRDNDKADWYVWADPKPDGTVPNNWLSVFGGPAWSWDSRRRQYYLHNFLSSQPDLNFHCPAVQDQLLDDMEFWLKLGVDGFRLDAANFYFHDLELRDNPPNLEIREGSIGVRVDNPYAYQRHIYDKTRPENLAFLRRLRALLQRYPGASSVAEIGCDESLRTMAAYTSGGDTLHMAYSFDLLTEQCSPAYIRRTVEGIERELADGWSCWSMGNHDVVRVMTRWALDGRPDPERGRVLMALLLSLRGSVCLYQGEELGLPEAELRYEDLVDPYGITFWPEFKGRDGCRTPMPWESEAHHAGFTGSQPWLPVDDSHRSLSVAAQDADPHSMLNCYRRFLGWRREQRLLIEGDIRMVYHDDALLVFERRLGEEAWLCLFNLGDLPRSYELPAQAVPLVDVPASFAEYDDHWARLPAHGFGYARLAR
- a CDS encoding sugar O-acetyltransferase, with translation MAMSEKQKMLAGELYHPGDPEILADQAAAKAWMVRYNAALAASPDERRVLLAERLASVGAGAVIRPPFHCDYGYNIHLGEGAFLNFNCVILDVVEVHIGAGAQIGPAVQLYTADHPRDPEARRSGVEFGRPIHIGRNVWVGGGAIILPGVTVGDDAVIGAGSVVTRDVPAGAIVVGNPARVR
- a CDS encoding glutathione S-transferase family protein; this encodes MKLIGRYMSPFVRRVGVSLHLLDIPFTNEPLSVLTDSLKIREYSPLGRVPALVLDDGRVLIDSNAILDHFDQQAGAERALLPLSGAERSEAMNLLAFAVGACEKTVAAYYERDRRPEGLVWDDWYRHCEDQARGALALLDARQAERGERPLLGERMSQVDISAVVAYDFARLTLPDTLAPDGAFPHLASASQRANTLPAFAQTQWKG